CGAGTCCAGGTCTTTTTGGGTATTACGCTCTTGGCGCCAGAGCTCCACAGAGGCTTGGTCGAGCGGAAAGGCCGTACTCCTCCAGTTCTCCAGCGGTAAGTAGCCACCATTGTGTAGCTGCAGGCTTACATCGCCGAAAATGCCCTTCGTGTCGTTGGAAATATAGAAATTAATCCTTCCCTGGTTTTCCACAAGCAGCTGGAGAGTGTTGCCCCAGCCTTTACTAAGTGGCAGAGAGTAGATCCGGGCCTCGCGGGATAGAGTGCCCACCAGTTCCTGGTCGACAAAGACGTGCGCACGGTCATTGATCTGATCCACCTTGAGGAGGGCAGGGTCTAGGTCCATGGTAGGAAGCTCCGTTTCGTACAGTACCAGTCCCGAATACTGATCAAGTTCCTCAAACGTTTTGGGCTTGACCGACTCCACAGGATCGCCCTTGGCCAGGGCAGCTCTTCCCTCTGCCGAGAGCAGGGCCAGCGCGGGAGTTACCTCCACCTTTCCATAGGCTATGCGCTTGGCAGAACTCAACGTTATCTCGGGCAACGTCAGGAACTCTCCGATTACAGCCTTGACTTTGTCGTATTTGGAGGTCACTCCACCGGCTTCATCCATCACCGCATCATAGTCATAGCTGGTGATATCCGCTGCGTAACCAATCCCTCCGTCCAAATCGTAGTTGGCTCCGGCAGTGAATCCGAAGTTGGTGCCACCGAAGAACATGTACAAGTTAACGCTGGCATTGTAGCTGAGAATGGTTCTGGGAATACAAAATGGATTTGTTAGAAACTAGAATGGTTTTGGGATTACCAAAAGTCACCTCAATGCATCGGCTACCTCCTGGCCATCTCGCCGTTGGTTCTGCTCCTGCCAATGGGTAAGCCAACCGGGGTAGAACTCCGAGTTGACCAGCGGGCCAGTTGGTTGTTGGACTCGCAACATTTTCCATATTTCATCGATTTCATGAACTGCAGTGGACAATGGAACTGGGATTGGACCAGACCCAAGGGACAAAGAAACAAAGCTCACTTACTGCGATCGATGCCAAAGTCCGTGGTGGCGAACACGTTATCTATTTTTCCACAGCTCATTTTCTCGTTGGGGATATCCACCGTGAAGAGCAGGGCCTTGCCGGACACGTACTTCTCAGTCTCGTCACGCAGCCAGTTCAAATAGTCGTGGTCACAGGCATAGTCTCCGTACTCGTTCTCCACTTGGACCATGATTATTTTACCGCCATTGCCGACCAGCAAGTGCTGGAGTCGCGGCATCAGTTGGGCATACCACTTACCCACCTCGGCAATATAGTCGGGATCGTTGGTTCGCATCTTAATGGAGGGGTATTTCTTAAAGAGCCAGTGGGGAAGCCCGCCCTGAAAGCAATATGAATTCAATATTATAGTCCTTAACGATTTTAGAAATTCCTACGTTATCTCTTTCAGCGCATATATAGGGTCCTGGGCGGAGGATAATGTAGAAATCTTCCTCCTGGGCAATTTCCAGAAACTTGACCACATCAGCAATACCCTCCCAGTTGTACTCGTCCTCGTGGGGATTGTGAAGAGACCATTCCACATAGCTGTTCCACAACGAAATACAATATTTAATTAACTCTCGTTATATACTTAAGTCATAAATAAGATAATATTTATGACTCTCGTTAATATTTAAGTGAAAGCTCTAGGCTTGTATTTACGTATCAAGTGCATTGAGACCGGATGCTCGCATGGTTCGCAATCGACTGCGCCAGGCCTCTGGCACCGCCCGGAAGTAGTGGAACGATCCAGAGACATAGCGGAAAGGCTCTCCGTCCAGCATGAAGCTGTTGGCCTCATGGTCTATGGTGAACCTGGGCTGATCCTGCAGGATGTAGAATTAAACAAAAGCCTGTGGTCATTTGCCAGTGAAACTAACCTCACGACCTTCGGCGCCACTGCCCAGGCCCACACAAAGGCCGACGGTGAGGGCCATCACCGCGATGATCACACAAGCACTCACGGCCATCGTCAGTTTACGTTTGGAGCGAAAACAACCGCTCATTATTACTTGGATGGGACTTGGAAAGCCAGCACAGAAACCAGACTCAAAGCTCGCTCTTTTTTATTCAAGTTTCGGATTCAAATCGTCGCGGAGAAACCGTCGACCGTTCCCCAGCACTGACCGGAGCACAATGTCAAACGATTCCATGGGTAATGGATAATGCTTAATGGGTACTTTGGACGTTCCTTTCCTGGTGGCCTGATAAAGCCTCTGACCGCCTTTCGAGTTGCTGATTAAATTCGCCGGCGACTGTTATTCCAAATtcattggtttttattttttacgttTAACCAATTGAGAGGGGTGATCTGAAGTGGTTTTATAATCGAATCCCACACAGTGGGGATTAACAGTCATTACGATAAGTGTTTTGATAATTTCAAATCGTTATACCCTGGCAAAGGGTAATATAACTTACCAAATTACTGAGAAGTATTACTGGATCAGggatttcttttgtttttctt
This region of Drosophila bipectinata strain 14024-0381.07 chromosome 2L, DbipHiC1v2, whole genome shotgun sequence genomic DNA includes:
- the Gal gene encoding beta-galactosidase codes for the protein MSGCFRSKRKLTMAVSACVIIAVMALTVGLCVGLGSGAEGREDQPRFTIDHEANSFMLDGEPFRYVSGSFHYFRAVPEAWRSRLRTMRASGLNALDTYVEWSLHNPHEDEYNWEGIADVVKFLEIAQEEDFYIILRPGPYICAERDNGGLPHWLFKKYPSIKMRTNDPDYIAEVGKWYAQLMPRLQHLLVGNGGKIIMVQVENEYGDYACDHDYLNWLRDETEKYVSGKALLFTVDIPNEKMSCGKIDNVFATTDFGIDRIHEIDEIWKMLRVQQPTGPLVNSEFYPGWLTHWQEQNQRRDGQEVADALRTILSYNASVNLYMFFGGTNFGFTAGANYDLDGGIGYAADITSYDYDAVMDEAGGVTSKYDKVKAVIGEFLTLPEITLSSAKRIAYGKVEVTPALALLSAEGRAALAKGDPVESVKPKTFEELDQYSGLVLYETELPTMDLDPALLKVDQINDRAHVFVDQELVGTLSREARIYSLPLSKGWGNTLQLLVENQGRINFYISNDTKGIFGDVSLQLHNGGYLPLENWRSTAFPLDQASVELWRQERNTQKDLDSFLARQRILRNGPLVYTGTFTVGEVGDTYLNMAGWGKGVAYVNGFNLGRYWPVAGPQVTLYVPNEILKVGDNSLVILEYQRANKTANGADLPAVQFDAVAQLDGQSGDVTLK